TGGTAGAGCTCTGGTTTTACACACCAGCGGTCGGCGGTTCGATACCGTCCGCGCCCACCAAGAAAGTCCCCAGTCCTACGACCACACCGGCTTCGCGCGTTTCAGCGTGAGTTCCTGGCCGCGCATGACCGTGTCCCCCCAGCACGACGGGTTCTCATCGGAGAACTTCATGTTGACGAACCCGGTGAGATCGGGCCGGATGACATATTTGAACGGAACGGGCCCGGTTTTCTGCGCCAGCGCGCCGGGCTTGCATGGCATGCCGGGATTGACGCGCTCGCCGACCCACGCGCCCCTGTGCCGATCTGCGGCGGAATCCCACGACAGATCCAGCTGCCATTCGCCCTCACGTTCGGGCGAATGCACCCGCAGGCACCGGGGTCCGCAGCCCGACAGGGTCCAGTCATAGGGCTCCGGCGTGGTATCGGACGAGGGTCCGGTGACGGTGTAGACGCCCGGTCGGGGCAACGGTGGAGCCGGCAACTCTGGGGCTGCGGCGGGCGGGCCGGATGACGTGAGGCCGCCGAGCGCGAATCCGATTGCCAGCGAAACGGCAATCAGGACAATGGCGTCTTTCAAAAGGGGACCTCCGAGTCGGATCATATCCACGGACTCGGCGATACCCTGCCGTACCACCCGAGTTCAGGCCCCGGCGAAGAATTCCAGGGCGATGCCGTCGGGGTCGCGGAAGCTCAGGCCCGACCCGTACGGCGCATCGACGATTCCGCCGTGGGCTATCCCGAGGGCGTCCAGTCGCTCCACCCAGGCCTCCAGGTCCGCCCGCGACGCGCAGCCGAAGCCGACGTGGTCCAGTCCCACCCGGAACTCGCTGAAACGCTCGTCGGGTGCGGGATCGCGGTGTTGATGGATGCCGAACAGGGTGCCGCCGTCCAGCAGCCACACCAGGTGGTGGAAGCCGGCGTCGGTGTCCTCGTCGAGCACCGGATCGGCGCCGAACAGCGTGCGGTACCACGGCCCGCTGACCGCCAGATCGCGGACAGTGACCGCCACATGAGCGAGCGCTGGGAACGTCATCTTCGCCTCCTCGGTCAGACCACTCGTCTGCCCAAGCGGTCACGGATCCGCATGTCCCACAGGTAGAGCTGATAACCCAACAACCACACCTCGTGTGGGATCACCCGATCTGCGGCCCGCAGGCCGGTCAACAACCACTCGAAACGCCGCTGCTGATCGGCCGTCCAGCTCATCCGCATGAGGGTGCGGAACTCGGCGGGCAGGAACCCGGCGGTAGCGAACAGGTTGAACCGCCCGGCAAGCAGTCGCAGCGGCGCGGGCAGAAACTCCATCGCGGCCACTCCGTGCAAATGCTCGCGCACCGGCGGGTCGATCCGCAGGTCCTGCAGCGACTGCTTCCAGTACGCGTCGAAGGCGTTGCGGTCCTCGGGCCACATCTCGTCGCGCACCTGCAAGGTGGTGCCCAGCGTGCGGGCGTCGGCGTAGACCGCGTCGGCGGACTCCTCATCGAGCGGTCCGTAGAGGAACTCGTGCATGTCGACGTAGTACCGGTACAGGCAGGCGGCCACCCACAGCTGCAGCCGTGGGTCGAAAGCGTTGTAGGACACCGGGCTTGATTCCCGTGAGCGGACCAGCGCGTGCACCCTGTCGATCTGGGTGCGCAGCATCGCCCGGTCGGCATCGGTGCCCATGGTGGCCGCGGCCAGATAGGTCCCGGTGGTGCGGGCCCGCTTGAACGGGTGCTCGTAGACGTTGCCGCTGTCCACCGGGCTCTCCAGGACGCCGTAACCGACGCCCGGGGAGGACAGCTGCATGATGACGTTGGCGGCGGGCAGCAGGGCCGCCGCGGGGTTGAGCAGATCGGTGACCCGGCGCGGGCGTCGTGGCGGACCCAGCCTCATGAAATCGAGTAGATCACCTTGTGAGACGCTGCCGGGGTGTTTGCGCCGAGAAGTGCCGGTATCGCCATGGGGTTCCTGGCCGACCTGCTGCTCGGTGATCCGCGCCGTGGGCATCCGGTGGCCGGGTTCGGCACTGGCGCAGCCCGGTTGGAGAAGCTGACCTACGCCGACAGTCGCGGCGCAGGTGTGCTGCATACCGGGCTGCTGCTCGGCGGTCTGGCCGGGCTGGGCTGGGCAGCGGGGCGCGGTGACCGAATGTGGGTCACCGCGGTGGCCACCTATTTCGCGCTCGGCGGTACGTCCCTCAACCGGGTCGGGCACCAGATGTCGAGGCTGCTCACCGCCGACGACGTGGCGGGTGCCCGGCGGCTTCTGCCCTCGCTGTGCGGGCGGGATCCCGCCGCGCTGGACGCGTCGGGCCTGACCCGGGCCACCGTGGAATCGCTGGCGGAGAACACCTCTGACGCCCAGGTGGCGCCGCTGTTCTGGGCGGCGATCGGCGGGGTTCCCGGCGTGCTGGTCTATCGGGGTGCCAACACGCTGGACGCCATGATCGGGCACCGATCGCCGCGGTACAACCACTTCGGTTGGGCGGCAGCCAAATTCGACGATGTACTGAATTACGTGCCGGCCCGGCTGACGGGCGTGCTGACGGTGCTGTGCGCACCGGTGGTGGGCGGTTCGCCGGCCGCTGCGCTGCGCGCCTGGCGACGCGATGCGTCGCGGCATCCGAGTCCGAATGCCGGGGTGGCCGAGGCGTCGTTCGCCGGGGCGCTCGGGGTGCGTCTCGGCGGCCCGACGCAGTACGCGCACCAGCTCGAGATCCGGCCCACGCTGGGCGACGGGCGCGTCCCTGAGGTGGCCGATGTGGCGCGGGCGGTGCGGTTGTCGCGTGCGGTGCAGGCCGCGTCGGCGGCGGTTGCGGTACTGCTGGCGGTCAGCGCCGCTTGCCGTAGCGGTCGGCGATCTTCTCCTCGCTCGTGAGCTCCCGGGCCGGCTCTTCCGAGGCGGCCTGCGCGGCCGCGCGTTCGCGCCGGCGCTGCTGGATCTCGGCGTAGACGAAGTAGCCCAGTCCCAGCGGGGCGACGATCCCGAACGCGATCCACTGGATGCCGTAGGACAGGAACGGTCCGGCGTCGAGGTGCGGCAGGGAGATCTCCCCGAGCCCGCCGGGTTGACCGGCCACCAGCTGCAGGTACGAACCGGTCAGCGGAACACCGGTGAGCGAGGAGATCTGCTCGGGGTTGATCGAATACACCTGCTGTGCACCGTCGTCGCCGCGGAACGGCTCCTTGCCCGGCAGTCGCGCTTCCGCATCACGCAAGCGCGCGGTGATCGTCACCTGGCCCGTCGGTGCGGCCGCGAACTGTGGCACCTTGTTCCCGTCGATCGGCGTGATGAAGCCGCGATTGACCAGGACCGTGGGCCCGCCGTCGACCGCGAACGGGGTGAGCACCTCGAACGCGGGCTCACCGTCGACCACGCGCAGCCGAACCAGTACCTCGCCCTTGGGAAGGTAGTGACCGGTGGCGGTGACCCGCTGCCACTGAGAGTCGGGTGCGGCCGAATCCTGCTGGGGCAGAAGGGTGGTGACGGGAACCGGATCGGCCTGCAGCGAATGGCTGATCTGGTTGTTCTCCCGCGAGGTCTTGGTGTTCTTGCCCAGCTGCCACGGCGCCAGCACGGTGAAGCACAGGTAGGCGAATGCGGCGACCACGATGAACAAGGCCACCCATTGGGGCCGCAGCAGGAAAGTCAAACGCCGCATCAGGCTAGGTCTCCTCGAGGACTTTCCGCTCCGCGAGCGCCTCGTCGACCCAAGCGTGCAGCCCGGGCAGGGACGCCTCGATCACGGTGAACACGTCTTCGAAATCGGCCTTGCCGCCGTAGTACGGATCCTCGACATCGAGGGCGTGCGCGCCCGAGCGTGGGTCGAACGAGCGCAGCATGCGCAGCCGATCGCCCGTGACACCCAGGTCGGTGAGGATGCGCAGATGGTTGCGGCCGAGTGCGACGACCAGGTCGGCGCCGAGATGGTCGTCGCAAACCTGGGCGGCGACGTGATCGCTGGGATAGCCGCGTTCACGCAACACCAGGCAGGCACGTTCGTCGGCGCCGTCTCCGGCATGCCAGCCGCCGGTGCCGCCGCTGGTCACCCGGACCACGTCGGCCAAGCCGCGCTCGTTGATCTGGTGGGCGAACATCTTCTCGGCCATCGGGGACCGGCAGATGTTGCCCGAGCACACGAACGTGACATGCAGCAGCTCAGACACCGAGCACCTCCCGAAGTGCGGTGACGTCGTCGACATGGGCGTGTGCGGCGACCGCGGTGGGACCGGTGAAATCGGAGGCGCCGTAGCCCCAGCCGACCACGACGGTGTCGATGCCGTGCTGGGCCGCACCCTCGACGTCGTGCATCCGGTCACCGACCATCAGGACGCGCTCCGGCAGGGGCCGCAGCTGGGCCAGCGCATGGGCGACCACGTCGGCCTTGGCTGCCCGGACACCGTCGGGGCTGGCCCCGGCGATGACCTCGAAGTAGCCGTCCAGGCCGAAATGCTCGAGGATGCGGCGCGCGGTGGGTTCGGCCTTCGACGTCGCCACGGCCAGCCGCACCCCGGCGGCCCGCAGATCGGCCAGCAATGCCTCGACACCGTCGAACAGGCTGTTCATCGCCCAGCCGCGGCTCGTGTAATCGGCGCGGTAGGCCGCGATCGCGGCATCGGCATCGAAGCTCGTCTCGCCCAGGCTCAAGGCCTGCAGCGTCTCGTGCATCGGCGGGCCGACGATGCGTCCGGCCAGGTCACCGTCGGGCACACCGGCACCCACGTGGGCCAGCGCGTGACGGAAACTCGACACGATTCCGGCCGCCGAATCGGTCAGGGTGCCATCGAGGTCGAACAGCACCAGCTGCGGTCGGGTGAGTTCCAGCGTGTCAGTCACGTGCCCATTCTCCCGTATGCCGCGGGCAGTCCTCCGACCACTAGTGTCGTGCTGTGCCAAACCCACCCCGCGCAGGCGCCCGCTACCACGGCGACCAGGCCGCATTGCCGGGCATGCTGGACTTCGCGGTCAACGTCCGTCCCGGTGGTCCGCCGTCCTGGCTGACCGACCGGCTCGCGGCCCGGTTGCCGGACCTGGGCAGCTACCCGAGTGCGGCCGACCAGCGCCGCGCGGTGGAGGCCGTGGCCGCGCGCCACGACCGCGCGGCGGACGAGGTGGCCCTGCTGGCGGGTGGGGCCGAGGGATTCGCGCTGCTGGCCGGACTGCGCCCGCGGCTGGCCGCACTGGTGGCCCCGTCGTTCACCGAACCCGAGGCGGTGCTGGCGGCGGCTGGGGTGCCGATCGAGCACGTGGTACTCCCGTACCCATTTACCTTGGCCGAGGCCGACGTGCCCGCCGAGGCGGACCTGGTGGTGGTCGGCAATCCGACCAATCCGACCGGCGTGCTGCACCGCCGCGACGAGATCCTGGCGTTGCGACGGCCGGGCCGGCTGCTGGTGGTGGACGAGGCGTTCGCCGACGGCATTCCCGGTGAAGCCCAGACCCTGGCGGGTGAACCGCTGCCCGACGTATTGGTGCTGCGCAGCCTGACGAAGACCTGGGCGCTGGCGGGGTTGCGGGTCGGATACGCTCTCGGCGCGCCCGAGGTGCTGGCCCGGCTCACCGCGCCGCGTCCGCACTGGCCGCTGGGCACGCTGCAACTGGAGGCCATCGCCGCGGCCAGCAGTCCTGAAGCGGTCGCCGCGGCCGACGCCGCGGCGCAGCGCCTCGCCGATTTGCGTGCCGCGATGGTTGCCGGGCTCGCCGGGCTCGGGCTGGGCGTTGTGGCCGGTGACGCGCCATTTGTCCTGTTCACGGTGCCCGACGCGGAGCTGATGCGAAAACATCTGGAAAGCAAAGGCATTGCGGTACGCCGTTGCGATACGTTCGTGGGCCTGCCGGAGAATTACCTGCGTGCCGCGGTGCGGCCGGAATGGCCCGCACTCATCGACGCCATGACGGAGGTGCTGCAATGAGCGGGCGAACGGCCGGGGTGCCGTTGGCGGAGGTGATCGCCGCGCTGGACGCCGCATACCCGCCGCACCTGGCCCACGACTGGGATTCGGTCGGCCTGGTGTGCGGCGATCCCGACGAACCGGTCGAATCGGTGACGATCGCTGTCGACGCGACCGAGGCCGTGGTCGACGAGGTGCCCGAGCGCGGACTGCTGCTGGCGCACCACCCGCTGCTGCTGCGCGGCGTGGACACCGTCGCGGCCGACACCGCCAAGGGCGCCCTGATCCACCGGCTGATCCGCACCGGACGAGCCCTGTTCACCGCGCACACCAACGCCGACGCAGCCTCGCCCGGCGTGTCCGACGCGCTCGCCGAGGCGCTGGGCCTGACCGTCGACGCGGTGCTGTCGCCGGCGGCATCCGGCCCCGACCTCGACAAATGGGTCGTGTTCGTGCCGGCCGGGGACACCGCCGCGGTGCGCGAGGCATTGTTCGCCGCGGGTGCCGGGCGCATCGGCGACTATTCGCACTGCAGCTGGAGTGTGCCGGGGACCGGGCAGTTCCTGCCGCACGACGGCGCCGCCCCGGCGATCGGGGAGGTGGGCACCGTCGAGCAGGTGGCCGAGGACCGCGTGGAGGTGATCGCTCCCGCGAGGCTGCGCGCCGCCATCCTGTCGGCCCTGCGCGCCGCGCATCCCTACGAGGAACCCGCCTTCGACATCTTCGCGCTGGCCCCGATCCCCGGTGACGTGGGCATCGGCCGGATCGGCGAGCTGGATCAACCGATTCCGTTGTCGGCCTTCGCATCCCGGGTGCGAGCGGCATTGCCGGCCACCTCGTGGGGGGTGCGGACCTCGGGAGATCCCGAGGCCGTGGTGTCGCGGGTCGCGGTGTGTGGGGGAGCCGGCGATTCGCTGCTGGGCACGGTGGCCCGGGCCGGCGTACAGGCTTATGTGACATCGGATTTGCGGCATCACCCGGCCGACGAGCACCGCCGGTCCTCTTCGGTCGCGCTGATCGACGTGGCGCACTGGGCCACCGAGTTCCCATGGTGTGCCCAGGCTGCCGGGGTGCTGCGCGGGCAGTTCGGTGCCGCCTTAGAGGTGCGGGTGTCATCCGTGCGCACCGACCCGTGGAACGTCGAGTGCTGATCGCTACCAACAACATGAAAGTCAGGGCATGAAAGCCGAAGTAAAACAACAACGTTCGCTTCTCGCGCTGACCGAGGTCGATGCCGAGCTCGGACGGCTGGCGCACCGCGCGAAGAACCTGGCCGAACAGAAGAAGGTGGACGAGGCGCAGGCCGAGCACGCCGCGGCCAGCGACGGGGTGGGCGTGCTGGGTATCGCGCTGGAGGACCTGGAAGCCCAGGTGAGCAAGCTCGAGAGCGAGATCGACTCGGTACGCCAGCGTGAGGACCGGGACCGGGCACTGATCGACGGCGGCACGGTGGCCGCCAAGCAGGTCGCCGAGATCCAGCACGAACTGGAAACGTTGCAGCGCAGACAATCCAGCCTGGAGGACTCCTTGCTGGAGCTCATGGAGCGGCGCGAGGAACTGTCGGGCCGGCAGGCCGAGGCCCTGCAACGCATCGACGATCTGCAGACCGCCCTGTCCGCGGCGCAGCAGGCTCGCGATGCCGCACTGGTGGAGATCGACCAGGCCAAGCATCAGGCGGCGACCCGGCGCGAAGGCCTGGTCGGCCTCATCGATCCCGAACTGGTCGCGCTCTATGAGCGTCTGCGCGCCCGGGGCGGCGCGGGGGCAGGGCTGCTCCAGGGCCGGCGCTGCGGTGCCTGCCGGATCGAGATCGATCGCGGTGAGAGCGCCCGGATCGCCGCGGCCGCAGAAGATGACGTGCTGCGCTGCCCCGAATGCGGGGCGATCCTCCTGCGGATCAAGCAGTGAAGGTTCTCGTCGAAGCCGACGGCGGGTCCCGGGGCAATCCCGGCCCGGCCGGCTACGGCGCCGTCGTGCTCGATGCCGACCACGACGCGGTGCTGGCCGAGCGCAGGGAGGCGATCGGCCGGGCCACCAACAACGTCGCCGAATACCGCGGCCTGATAGCGGGTTTGGCCGCGGCCGCCGAGCTGGGCGCGGCGGAGGTGGCCGTGTCGATGGATTCCAAGCTCGTCGTGGAACAGATGTCGGGACGTTGGAAGGTCAAGCATCCCGATCTGATTCCGCTGCACCGCCAGGCCGCCGAACTGGCCGCAGGCTTCGAGCGGGTCAGTTACTCGTGGATCCCGCGGGAGCGCAACAGCCACGCCGACCGGTTGGCCAACGAGGCCATGGATGCCGCAGCCGGGATTCTCGGCGAGACGTCGGTACCGGAACCTGTTGTCGCCGAGAAGCCGACGCTGTCGGCGCCCGGGTGGACCGGTGCCACCGGGGCACCTACCCGGTTGTTGCTGTTGCGGCACGGCCAGACCGAATTGTCCGTCAGCCGGCGCTATTCGGGCCGCGGCAACCCGGCACTGACCGAAGAGGGGCGCAGGCAGGCCGACGCCGCGGCGCGCTATCTGGGAGCGCGAGGCGGGATCTCGGCGGTGGTCACCTCGCCACTGGGACGGGCGTACGAGACGGCGACAGCGGCGGCCAAGGCGCTGGGCGTCGATGTCCGCGTCGACGACGATCTGATCGAGACGGACTTCGGTGAGTGGGAAGGGCTGACGTTCGCCGAAGCGGCGCAACGGGATCCGGAACTGCACCGGCGCTGGCTGCGGGACACGAGCGTCGAGCCGCCCGGTGGCGAGAGCTTCGACGCGGTGGCCCACCGGGTCCGTCGGGCGCGTAACCGGATCATCGCCGACTACGGTCCGGCAACGGTTCTGGTGGTCTCCCACGTGACGCCGATCAAGACGATTCTGCGGCTCGCACTCGATGCCGGCGAGGGCATTCTGTACCGGCTGCATCTGGATCTGGCCTCGCTGTCGATCGCCGAGTTCTACGACGACGGCGGATCGTCGGTGCGGTTGGTGAACCAGACCGCCTATCTGTAGTCAGGCGTGCAGATGTAACTGCTCGCCGTGCGGGCCGAAGATGGTGATCGCCTCGACCGGGCCGTCGACCACCCCGAACCAGTGCGGTGTCCACGTCGAGAACTCCACGGCCTCACCGGGATTGACGACGAAGTCTTGTTCACCCAGGATCAGCCGGAGCTGCCCGGACAGCACGTACATCCAGTCGCGCCCCTCGTGCACCGGGAATTCGGCGGGGGGCTTGCGGCGCTTGGCGCTGATCCGGATCTTGTAGGCGTGCAAGCCGGCCGCCGGGCCTTGCCGGGTCAGGGGCCAATAGGTGATGTTGTGATGGGTGTGTGAGCTGCCGGTGACCCGGGGGTCCTCGGCCTGCGGCGGGCGCAGCAACTCGTCGGTGGTCACCGAGAGTGCAGCGGCCAACCGGGGCAGATGGTCCAGAGCCAGGCGGCGCTTGCCCGATTCCAGCCGGCTCAGGGTCGAGACGTCGATCTGTGCGCGGCGTGCGACGTCCTCCAGGGTGAGCCCGCGTTGTGCCCGCAGCTCGCGCAGCCGGCTGCGGACCAGGGTGTCGATGTCTTCAGGTTGGGCAGCATTTGCCTCCATGGCAAATTAGCTTGGCACTTTGCCATGTATTGGGCAAGCTCGACGGCATGGAGAACATCTGGGATTGCGTCATCGTCGGCGGCGGTGCGGCCGGTCTGAGTGCGGCGCTCGTGCTGGGCCGGGCCCGGCGGCGCGTACTGCTCGTCGACGCGGAGAATCAGAGCAACCTGGCCGCACACGGCATCGGCGGCCTGCTGGGCAGCGACGGGCGCCCGCCCGCCGATCTGTATGCGGCCGGCCGCTCGGAACTGGCCGCGTACCCCACGGTGGAGGTACGCACCGGCGAGGTCGTACGCGGAGAGCCAGGATTCATGCTTGAGCTCGCCGACGGAACTCGTGAGCAGGCCAGGACGGTGCTGCTGGCCACCGGCATGGAATACCGGGGGCCGCACCTCGACGGACTCGAAGAGCTATGGGGCCGTTCGGTTTTCCACTGCCCGTTCTGCCATGGCTGGGAAATGCGGGATGCCCCGGTCGCGGTGATCGCCCAGGGTGACCGTGCCGTGCACTCGGCGTTGATGATGCGCGGCTGGACCGAGGATCTGGTGGTGCTGACCAACGGGGACAGCGGGCTGGACGACGCACAGGTCAAGCAACTCGACGCGGCAGGCATCGGGGTCGACGAGCGGCCGATCGCCCGACTCGTCGCGCACGACGGCGAACTGACCGCCGTCGCCTTCACCGACGGCACCACGATGGCGCGGCGCGGTGCGCTCGTCGCCGCCACACTGCACCAGCGCTCACCGCTGGCCGCGCACCTCGGCGCCGTTTCGGCGCCCGGGCCGATCGCCGCCGACGCGCTCGTCGTCGACGGGTTCGCCCGCACCTCGGTGCCCGGATTGTTCGCCGCGGGTGACCTCGGTGCCCAGCTCCCACAGGTCGCCACGGCCGTGGCCTCGGGCAGTCAGGCAGGCGCCGCCGTCGTACAGCACCTGCTCGGCGAAGACGTCGGGCTCCCAGTGCCGCCGTGGCCCGCCCAGACGGCCGTCACCGCCCAGTACTGGGAACGGCACTACGGTCAGCGCGGCCGCATCTGGAGCGGACGCGTCAACGCTCAGCTGGCCAAGATCGCCGCCGACCTGCCCGCGGGTCGGGCGCTGGATCTGGGCTGCGGTGAGGGCGGCGACTCCGTCTGGCTGGCCGAACAGGGCTGGCAGGTCACAGGAGTCGACGTCTCCGACACCGCCCTCGCCCGCGCGGCCGCCGAAGCGCGGGAACGGGGCGTGGCCGACCGCATCACGTTCGAACGCCACGACCTGTCCGAGAGCCTGCCCGACGGACGCTTCGACCTGGTCTCGGCCCAGTTCCTGCAATCGCCGATCGCCATGGACCGCGCCGGGGTGCTGCGCCGGGCCGCCGGTGCGGTGGCCGAAGGTGGTCTGCTGGTCATCGTCGATCACGGTGCCGCTCCGCCCTGGGCCCCTGAGCATGTCCGGAGATTCGCGTTCCCCAGCGCCGACTCGGTGGTCGACTCGCTGAACCTCGATGAGGCGCAATGGGAGCGGGTCCGGGTGGGAACCGATGAGCGGGAGGCCACCGGCCCGGACGGGCAGCGCGGCACCCTGATCGACAACGTGATGGTGCTGCGGCGGGTGGGTTGAGCCGGACTTGTCGTACCGGTGTGGCATAGTCGAAAGCATGTTCGATATCGCGGCATTGGCCCAGGTCAATACGCATGCCGACGAGGCTGAGCTACACCGGCGGATCGAGGAACTCGAACGGGCCAAGTCGGCTGCGGCTGCCGGCCAGGCCCGGTGCGCGGCCTTGTTGGACGAGAAGCGCCGGGCCGACGAGGCGGCGGCGCGGGTGCCGAGGGCCAAACGAGGTCGTGGGGTGGCCTCGGAGATCGCGCTGGCTCGCCATGATTCGCCGACATGTGGCAGTCGGCATCTCGGCTTCGCCAAGGCGTTGGTGTACGAGATGCCGCACACGTTGGCCGCGCTTGAGTCCGGGGTGCTGTCGGAATGGCGGGCGACCTTGATCGTGCGGGAGTCGGCATGCCTGACGGTCGAGGATCGCCGGGCGCTGGATGCCGAGATGTGTGGC
Above is a window of Mycolicibacterium boenickei DNA encoding:
- a CDS encoding VOC family protein, translating into MTFPALAHVAVTVRDLAVSGPWYRTLFGADPVLDEDTDAGFHHLVWLLDGGTLFGIHQHRDPAPDERFSEFRVGLDHVGFGCASRADLEAWVERLDALGIAHGGIVDAPYGSGLSFRDPDGIALEFFAGA
- a CDS encoding oxygenase MpaB family protein; protein product: MRLGPPRRPRRVTDLLNPAAALLPAANVIMQLSSPGVGYGVLESPVDSGNVYEHPFKRARTTGTYLAAATMGTDADRAMLRTQIDRVHALVRSRESSPVSYNAFDPRLQLWVAACLYRYYVDMHEFLYGPLDEESADAVYADARTLGTTLQVRDEMWPEDRNAFDAYWKQSLQDLRIDPPVREHLHGVAAMEFLPAPLRLLAGRFNLFATAGFLPAEFRTLMRMSWTADQQRRFEWLLTGLRAADRVIPHEVWLLGYQLYLWDMRIRDRLGRRVV
- a CDS encoding cobalamin biosynthesis protein; this encodes MGFLADLLLGDPRRGHPVAGFGTGAARLEKLTYADSRGAGVLHTGLLLGGLAGLGWAAGRGDRMWVTAVATYFALGGTSLNRVGHQMSRLLTADDVAGARRLLPSLCGRDPAALDASGLTRATVESLAENTSDAQVAPLFWAAIGGVPGVLVYRGANTLDAMIGHRSPRYNHFGWAAAKFDDVLNYVPARLTGVLTVLCAPVVGGSPAAALRAWRRDASRHPSPNAGVAEASFAGALGVRLGGPTQYAHQLEIRPTLGDGRVPEVADVARAVRLSRAVQAASAAVAVLLAVSAACRSGRRSSPRS
- a CDS encoding SURF1 family cytochrome oxidase biogenesis protein, producing MRRLTFLLRPQWVALFIVVAAFAYLCFTVLAPWQLGKNTKTSRENNQISHSLQADPVPVTTLLPQQDSAAPDSQWQRVTATGHYLPKGEVLVRLRVVDGEPAFEVLTPFAVDGGPTVLVNRGFITPIDGNKVPQFAAAPTGQVTITARLRDAEARLPGKEPFRGDDGAQQVYSINPEQISSLTGVPLTGSYLQLVAGQPGGLGEISLPHLDAGPFLSYGIQWIAFGIVAPLGLGYFVYAEIQQRRRERAAAQAASEEPARELTSEEKIADRYGKRR
- a CDS encoding low molecular weight protein-tyrosine-phosphatase, giving the protein MSELLHVTFVCSGNICRSPMAEKMFAHQINERGLADVVRVTSGGTGGWHAGDGADERACLVLRERGYPSDHVAAQVCDDHLGADLVVALGRNHLRILTDLGVTGDRLRMLRSFDPRSGAHALDVEDPYYGGKADFEDVFTVIEASLPGLHAWVDEALAERKVLEET
- a CDS encoding HAD-IA family hydrolase, translating into MTDTLELTRPQLVLFDLDGTLTDSAAGIVSSFRHALAHVGAGVPDGDLAGRIVGPPMHETLQALSLGETSFDADAAIAAYRADYTSRGWAMNSLFDGVEALLADLRAAGVRLAVATSKAEPTARRILEHFGLDGYFEVIAGASPDGVRAAKADVVAHALAQLRPLPERVLMVGDRMHDVEGAAQHGIDTVVVGWGYGASDFTGPTAVAAHAHVDDVTALREVLGV
- the cobC gene encoding Rv2231c family pyridoxal phosphate-dependent protein CobC; protein product: MLDFAVNVRPGGPPSWLTDRLAARLPDLGSYPSAADQRRAVEAVAARHDRAADEVALLAGGAEGFALLAGLRPRLAALVAPSFTEPEAVLAAAGVPIEHVVLPYPFTLAEADVPAEADLVVVGNPTNPTGVLHRRDEILALRRPGRLLVVDEAFADGIPGEAQTLAGEPLPDVLVLRSLTKTWALAGLRVGYALGAPEVLARLTAPRPHWPLGTLQLEAIAAASSPEAVAAADAAAQRLADLRAAMVAGLAGLGLGVVAGDAPFVLFTVPDAELMRKHLESKGIAVRRCDTFVGLPENYLRAAVRPEWPALIDAMTEVLQ
- a CDS encoding Nif3-like dinuclear metal center hexameric protein, coding for MSGRTAGVPLAEVIAALDAAYPPHLAHDWDSVGLVCGDPDEPVESVTIAVDATEAVVDEVPERGLLLAHHPLLLRGVDTVAADTAKGALIHRLIRTGRALFTAHTNADAASPGVSDALAEALGLTVDAVLSPAASGPDLDKWVVFVPAGDTAAVREALFAAGAGRIGDYSHCSWSVPGTGQFLPHDGAAPAIGEVGTVEQVAEDRVEVIAPARLRAAILSALRAAHPYEEPAFDIFALAPIPGDVGIGRIGELDQPIPLSAFASRVRAALPATSWGVRTSGDPEAVVSRVAVCGGAGDSLLGTVARAGVQAYVTSDLRHHPADEHRRSSSVALIDVAHWATEFPWCAQAAGVLRGQFGAALEVRVSSVRTDPWNVEC
- a CDS encoding zinc ribbon domain-containing protein; amino-acid sequence: MKAEVKQQRSLLALTEVDAELGRLAHRAKNLAEQKKVDEAQAEHAAASDGVGVLGIALEDLEAQVSKLESEIDSVRQREDRDRALIDGGTVAAKQVAEIQHELETLQRRQSSLEDSLLELMERREELSGRQAEALQRIDDLQTALSAAQQARDAALVEIDQAKHQAATRREGLVGLIDPELVALYERLRARGGAGAGLLQGRRCGACRIEIDRGESARIAAAAEDDVLRCPECGAILLRIKQ
- a CDS encoding bifunctional RNase H/acid phosphatase encodes the protein MKVLVEADGGSRGNPGPAGYGAVVLDADHDAVLAERREAIGRATNNVAEYRGLIAGLAAAAELGAAEVAVSMDSKLVVEQMSGRWKVKHPDLIPLHRQAAELAAGFERVSYSWIPRERNSHADRLANEAMDAAAGILGETSVPEPVVAEKPTLSAPGWTGATGAPTRLLLLRHGQTELSVSRRYSGRGNPALTEEGRRQADAAARYLGARGGISAVVTSPLGRAYETATAAAKALGVDVRVDDDLIETDFGEWEGLTFAEAAQRDPELHRRWLRDTSVEPPGGESFDAVAHRVRRARNRIIADYGPATVLVVSHVTPIKTILRLALDAGEGILYRLHLDLASLSIAEFYDDGGSSVRLVNQTAYL
- a CDS encoding helix-turn-helix domain-containing protein, which produces MEANAAQPEDIDTLVRSRLRELRAQRGLTLEDVARRAQIDVSTLSRLESGKRRLALDHLPRLAAALSVTTDELLRPPQAEDPRVTGSSHTHHNITYWPLTRQGPAAGLHAYKIRISAKRRKPPAEFPVHEGRDWMYVLSGQLRLILGEQDFVVNPGEAVEFSTWTPHWFGVVDGPVEAITIFGPHGEQLHLHA
- a CDS encoding SAM-dependent methyltransferase, giving the protein MENIWDCVIVGGGAAGLSAALVLGRARRRVLLVDAENQSNLAAHGIGGLLGSDGRPPADLYAAGRSELAAYPTVEVRTGEVVRGEPGFMLELADGTREQARTVLLATGMEYRGPHLDGLEELWGRSVFHCPFCHGWEMRDAPVAVIAQGDRAVHSALMMRGWTEDLVVLTNGDSGLDDAQVKQLDAAGIGVDERPIARLVAHDGELTAVAFTDGTTMARRGALVAATLHQRSPLAAHLGAVSAPGPIAADALVVDGFARTSVPGLFAAGDLGAQLPQVATAVASGSQAGAAVVQHLLGEDVGLPVPPWPAQTAVTAQYWERHYGQRGRIWSGRVNAQLAKIAADLPAGRALDLGCGEGGDSVWLAEQGWQVTGVDVSDTALARAAAEARERGVADRITFERHDLSESLPDGRFDLVSAQFLQSPIAMDRAGVLRRAAGAVAEGGLLVIVDHGAAPPWAPEHVRRFAFPSADSVVDSLNLDEAQWERVRVGTDEREATGPDGQRGTLIDNVMVLRRVG